One Thiobacillus sp. genomic region harbors:
- the prsK gene encoding PEP-CTERM system histidine kinase PrsK — protein sequence MDFAALGYGLAAIAFLLLGLASRGRDGPPGVPGVAVPSLASALWAAVAAMGTLSAAGRTLVGLAEVAHSLIWIWYLWRNLRAMRDKQQDGRDSLAFLGQPLAWLAGIALASQAILLLVPHQSLAYWASAVVPAVLSVAGLVLVEQLYRNSSPQERWAIKYLCIALGGSFIFDFYLYSEAMLFAAFDKGAWSARGLINALLVPLIWVSLKRRIHTDLKVSISHRMVFHTVSLLGTGVYLMLMAAAGYYLRLVGGQWGHILQTVFLFGAVLVLLLVVSSGTARARLRVFLSKHFFRYRYDYREEWLRFTSMLTEGEPGSQLYERTLHAMARLVDSTSAGLWLRQDQGIFRRVAEWNLATANGQVSADDPFIRFMETRNWVLDLGECRDQPAILEDNPLPDWLEQASEAWLVIPLLWHEHLLGFMVLGPSLGKIPFNWEVSDLLKTAARQAAAHLAQAQAAEALTVARQFESFNRAAAFVVHDIKNLVAQLTLLLANADKHKHKPEFQEDMLATIESSVARMNRMLTKLRDEPTQTRSVTILLDKLLEEVILSKSAYSLKPSLQVKTGGLRVRAEKERLLRVIGHIVQNAIEATPYTGRVGVTLSQDHEWGVVEVEDTGSGMDQAFIRERLFRPFTSTKGTGMGIGAYECREYIQELGGNILVESRVGPSPHQGTKFTIRLPLADKENAQA from the coding sequence GTGGATTTCGCGGCCCTGGGCTACGGACTGGCCGCCATCGCTTTTCTGTTGCTTGGGCTCGCCTCCCGGGGCCGGGATGGCCCCCCCGGGGTACCGGGCGTGGCGGTCCCCTCCCTGGCCAGCGCCTTATGGGCCGCTGTGGCGGCCATGGGGACCCTCTCCGCCGCAGGCAGGACATTGGTGGGATTGGCGGAGGTCGCCCACAGCCTGATCTGGATCTGGTACCTGTGGCGCAACCTGCGGGCCATGAGGGACAAGCAGCAGGACGGCCGCGATTCCCTGGCCTTCCTTGGTCAGCCCCTGGCCTGGCTGGCGGGTATCGCCCTCGCATCCCAGGCCATATTGTTGCTGGTGCCCCACCAGTCCCTGGCCTATTGGGCCAGCGCGGTGGTGCCCGCCGTCCTGTCCGTGGCCGGCCTGGTGCTGGTGGAGCAGCTCTATCGCAACTCTTCCCCCCAGGAGCGATGGGCCATCAAGTACCTGTGCATCGCCCTGGGCGGCAGCTTCATCTTCGACTTCTACCTCTACTCGGAGGCCATGCTGTTCGCGGCCTTCGACAAGGGGGCCTGGAGCGCGCGGGGACTCATCAACGCCCTCCTCGTGCCCCTCATCTGGGTATCCCTCAAGCGGCGCATCCATACCGACTTGAAGGTATCCATTTCCCACCGGATGGTCTTCCACACCGTCAGCCTGCTGGGCACGGGCGTCTACCTGATGCTGATGGCCGCCGCCGGGTATTACCTGCGCCTTGTGGGTGGACAGTGGGGACACATCCTGCAGACGGTCTTCCTATTCGGGGCGGTCCTGGTGCTGTTGCTGGTGGTTTCCTCCGGCACGGCGCGGGCGCGGTTGCGGGTCTTCCTGTCCAAGCATTTCTTCCGCTACCGCTACGACTACAGGGAGGAATGGCTGCGCTTCACGTCCATGCTGACGGAGGGCGAGCCCGGTAGCCAATTGTATGAGCGCACCCTGCACGCCATGGCCCGCCTGGTCGACAGCACCAGCGCAGGGCTATGGCTGAGACAGGACCAGGGCATCTTCCGCCGGGTCGCGGAATGGAATCTGGCAACGGCCAACGGCCAGGTTTCGGCCGACGACCCCTTCATCCGCTTCATGGAGACGCGCAACTGGGTCCTGGATCTGGGGGAGTGCCGGGACCAGCCCGCTATCCTGGAAGACAACCCATTGCCCGATTGGCTTGAACAGGCCTCGGAGGCCTGGCTCGTCATCCCCCTGCTCTGGCACGAACACTTGCTGGGCTTCATGGTACTGGGCCCCTCCCTGGGCAAGATCCCCTTCAACTGGGAAGTGAGCGACCTGCTCAAGACGGCGGCCCGCCAAGCCGCCGCCCACCTGGCCCAGGCCCAGGCGGCAGAAGCCCTTACCGTGGCCCGCCAGTTCGAATCCTTCAACCGGGCCGCGGCCTTCGTGGTACATGACATCAAAAACCTGGTGGCCCAGCTCACCCTGTTGCTGGCGAACGCCGACAAGCACAAGCACAAGCCCGAGTTCCAGGAGGACATGCTTGCGACCATAGAAAGCTCCGTAGCCCGCATGAACAGGATGTTGACCAAGCTCCGGGACGAGCCCACCCAGACGCGCTCAGTGACGATCCTGCTGGACAAGCTGTTGGAGGAAGTCATTCTCAGCAAGAGCGCCTACAGCCTGAAGCCCTCGCTGCAGGTCAAGACTGGCGGGCTGAGGGTCAGGGCCGAAAAGGAACGGCTCCTCCGGGTCATCGGCCATATCGTCCAGAACGCCATCGAGGCCACGCCATATACCGGTCGGGTGGGTGTTACACTTTCCCAGGATCATGAGTGGGGCGTGGTGGAAGTGGAGGACACCGGCTCCGGCATGGACCAGGCATTCATCCGCGAGCGCCTGTTCAGGCCATTCACCTCCACGAAAGGGACGGGGATGGGCATAGGCGCTTATGAATGCAGGGAATACATCCAGGAACTGGGGGGAAACATCCTGGTGGAAAGCCGCGTGGGCCCGAGTCCCCACCAAGGCACAAAGTTCACGATCCGCCTTCCCCTTGCAGACAAGGAGAATGCACAAGCATGA
- a CDS encoding pilus assembly protein PilM: protein MELAFLGQGSRPLIGVDVSSSAVKMLELSESGKGVRRVERYSVVPLPKEAVMDGVIAKADLVEAAMREAWRKLETKTRHIAMALPASAVITKKILLPGTASESEIEAQVAADANQMASFPLDEVSLDYQVLDPNAKNPNENDALLVVTRKERVEERVAIAEAVGLKPVIMDVDAFAILTAYEQLAFQLPENGQGQTVAIVDVGAQTTHFNVLNDNQPVYQREHALGGNALTSEITRRFDMTPEEAEDAKRKGLLPERYESEVLQPFLDSVALEISRALQMFFSATSFQKVDHILLAGGCAAIPGLDDVVHGKTQTSTLIANPFSKMAVSANVRARQLALDAPALFVACGLALRRFDPV, encoded by the coding sequence TTGGAACTCGCGTTTTTAGGACAGGGTTCGCGTCCCTTGATCGGGGTCGATGTTAGCTCATCGGCCGTGAAAATGCTCGAATTGAGCGAGAGCGGCAAGGGTGTTCGGCGTGTCGAACGTTATTCGGTCGTACCATTGCCGAAGGAAGCCGTCATGGACGGTGTCATCGCCAAGGCAGATCTCGTGGAAGCCGCAATGCGGGAAGCTTGGCGCAAGCTGGAAACCAAGACCCGCCACATTGCCATGGCATTGCCGGCGTCGGCGGTGATCACGAAAAAAATCCTGTTGCCGGGCACTGCCTCGGAGTCGGAGATCGAAGCCCAGGTGGCGGCAGACGCAAACCAAATGGCCTCCTTTCCCCTGGACGAGGTCAGCCTTGATTACCAGGTGCTGGATCCCAATGCCAAGAACCCCAACGAGAACGATGCTCTGCTGGTGGTTACCAGAAAGGAGCGCGTGGAAGAGCGCGTGGCCATTGCTGAAGCGGTGGGCTTGAAGCCCGTCATCATGGATGTGGATGCCTTCGCCATACTCACGGCTTATGAACAGTTGGCATTCCAGTTGCCCGAGAATGGGCAGGGGCAGACGGTGGCCATCGTCGATGTCGGTGCGCAGACAACCCATTTCAATGTGCTGAATGACAACCAGCCCGTGTACCAGCGGGAACATGCTTTGGGGGGCAATGCGCTCACCAGCGAGATAACCCGCAGGTTCGACATGACGCCTGAGGAAGCGGAGGATGCCAAACGCAAGGGGCTCCTGCCTGAACGCTATGAGTCGGAAGTCCTGCAGCCTTTCCTGGATTCCGTGGCACTGGAGATAAGCAGGGCGCTCCAGATGTTTTTCTCCGCGACGTCGTTTCAAAAAGTGGATCACATCCTGCTGGCTGGTGGCTGTGCGGCCATTCCTGGCCTGGATGATGTCGTGCACGGCAAGACCCAGACGAGCACGCTCATCGCCAATCCCTTCTCGAAGATGGCCGTGTCAGCGAATGTTCGCGCGAGGCAATTGGCGTTGGATGCTCCCGCCCTGTTTGTCGCCTGTGGCTTAGCATTGAGAAGGTTTGACCCGGTATGA
- a CDS encoding penicillin-binding protein 1A — protein sequence MTRWWHYLLAVTAVMLVSAFAVAALATALVYPNLPSLDSLTDYRPKQPLRIYTEDGALISEFGEERRKVVHLKETPKALRQAILAAEDERFYQHGGVDTLGVLRAAASNLVSGGAKEGASTITMQVARNFFLSSEKTMRRKLNEALLAIKIEHALTKDEILELYINHIYLGQRAYGFAAASRIYFGKPLENLSLAEAAMLAGLPKAPSAYNPVVNPKRAKTRQLYVLGRMKTLGYISQREYDTAKNLRLPVKYSPLSFEVEAPHLAELVRQRMQQKYGDSIYVSGMKVFTTLRRVDQKAAIEGAKRAVLEFHRRRGYAGPEGKIKLPSDPAQADKAIEDALTDREECSGLLPGVVIALDKKSMKVRLRSGEDISLGATEINFAQRHISGKVREDMRLGKGSIVRVARYDARQPWQLTYLPKVEVGFVALSPDTGAIRAMVGSFDFARNQYNHVTQAWRQPGSSFKPFVYSAALERGITPATRFDDAPITIDPAETGGVPWEPKNYDGSMDGASTLRNALTKSKNLVSIRVLQAATAPFTHEHVARFGFDMGRIPPYLTMALGAGEVTPLSLATGYAVFANGGKRVTPWHLLKVTDKDGRVLENFTAPASLPVLDPRNAFTMASMMQDVVRRGTATGAMKLGRSDLAGKTGTTNDHRDTWFAGFQPTRVAVAWMGYDQPRPLGGSETGGVTALPMWIQYMGEVLQGVPEMPFAVPPGMVAEPIDPATGNTLPEGQGMTEYFYQEFAPGSLLPSGVAEPPADGQAPS from the coding sequence ATGACCCGTTGGTGGCATTATCTTTTGGCGGTAACAGCCGTCATGCTTGTATCGGCCTTTGCCGTGGCGGCCTTGGCGACAGCCTTGGTATACCCCAATCTGCCCAGTCTCGATAGCCTGACAGATTACCGTCCGAAGCAACCTCTCCGCATTTACACCGAGGATGGGGCCCTGATCAGCGAGTTCGGGGAAGAACGCCGCAAGGTCGTCCACCTCAAGGAAACCCCCAAAGCCCTGCGACAGGCCATTCTGGCCGCGGAAGATGAACGTTTCTATCAACATGGCGGCGTGGACACGTTGGGCGTACTGCGGGCGGCCGCATCCAACCTGGTATCCGGAGGAGCCAAGGAAGGAGCGTCAACCATCACGATGCAGGTAGCGCGCAACTTTTTCCTTTCGTCAGAAAAGACCATGCGGCGCAAGCTCAACGAGGCACTGCTTGCCATCAAGATCGAGCATGCGCTTACCAAGGATGAAATCCTTGAGCTATATATCAACCACATCTATCTGGGACAGCGCGCCTATGGCTTTGCTGCTGCTTCCCGCATCTATTTCGGCAAACCCCTGGAAAACTTGAGCCTCGCAGAGGCTGCAATGCTCGCGGGCCTGCCCAAGGCGCCCTCCGCATACAATCCGGTGGTCAACCCAAAACGCGCAAAAACCCGACAGCTGTATGTACTCGGGCGTATGAAAACATTGGGTTACATTTCACAACGCGAATATGACACGGCCAAGAATCTTCGCTTGCCAGTAAAGTACTCCCCGTTGAGCTTTGAGGTCGAAGCCCCTCATCTGGCAGAACTCGTGCGCCAGCGCATGCAGCAGAAATATGGGGACAGCATCTATGTCAGCGGCATGAAGGTCTTTACAACCCTGCGCCGCGTGGACCAGAAAGCCGCCATCGAGGGGGCCAAGCGGGCCGTCCTGGAGTTCCACCGACGTCGCGGCTACGCGGGCCCCGAAGGCAAAATCAAGTTGCCATCTGACCCGGCCCAGGCAGACAAGGCCATTGAAGACGCCCTGACCGACCGGGAGGAATGTAGCGGCCTCCTGCCCGGTGTGGTCATCGCGCTGGACAAGAAGTCCATGAAAGTCCGCTTGCGTAGCGGCGAGGATATCTCACTGGGCGCCACGGAAATCAATTTTGCCCAGCGCCACATCAGCGGCAAAGTGCGTGAGGACATGCGGCTAGGAAAGGGCAGCATCGTCCGCGTAGCCCGGTATGATGCCCGCCAGCCCTGGCAGCTGACCTATCTGCCCAAGGTGGAAGTCGGGTTTGTGGCCCTGTCGCCCGACACGGGTGCGATACGCGCCATGGTGGGCAGCTTCGATTTCGCACGCAACCAGTACAACCACGTTACGCAGGCATGGCGCCAGCCAGGGTCAAGCTTCAAACCCTTTGTCTATTCGGCAGCCCTGGAGCGCGGCATCACCCCTGCAACGCGATTCGACGATGCACCCATCACCATTGACCCCGCCGAAACCGGTGGCGTGCCCTGGGAACCCAAGAACTATGATGGCTCCATGGATGGCGCGAGTACCCTGCGGAACGCGTTGACCAAGTCCAAGAACCTGGTCTCCATTCGGGTACTTCAAGCGGCAACGGCGCCATTTACCCATGAGCACGTGGCCAGGTTCGGCTTTGACATGGGGCGTATCCCCCCGTACCTGACCATGGCGCTGGGTGCCGGCGAAGTAACCCCCCTCAGCCTGGCAACCGGCTACGCTGTATTCGCCAACGGCGGCAAACGCGTCACGCCATGGCATCTGCTCAAGGTCACGGACAAGGACGGCCGCGTACTCGAGAACTTCACCGCACCGGCCTCCCTGCCCGTCCTTGACCCTCGAAACGCCTTCACCATGGCCAGCATGATGCAGGACGTGGTCAGACGCGGCACGGCTACCGGCGCCATGAAACTGGGACGCAGTGACCTTGCGGGCAAGACCGGCACCACCAATGACCACCGTGACACGTGGTTTGCCGGTTTCCAGCCCACACGCGTGGCGGTGGCATGGATGGGCTACGATCAACCACGGCCCCTGGGCGGTAGCGAAACAGGCGGCGTGACGGCGTTGCCCATGTGGATTCAGTACATGGGAGAGGTATTGCAGGGTGTCCCGGAGATGCCTTTCGCCGTTCCTCCCGGGATGGTTGCAGAGCCCATCGACCCCGCCACGGGAAATACCCTCCCTGAAGGCCAGGGGATGACAGAATACTTCTACCAGGAATTCGCGCCCGGATCGTTGCTTCCGTCCGGTGTCGCGGAGCCCCCAGCCGATGGCCAAGCGCCCTCATGA
- a CDS encoding TIGR03013 family PEP-CTERM/XrtA system glycosyltransferase → MIRFFRHYIPLSLALLTGAELVLFFLIAQYTGIHYGHPAANGSLESAYKPWLFAMLLSLMNSMFGLYDWEWTTGLKSLLIRVLGSLVAGAAIIAAGTMFIPNLFPKGAEFAASIALVGFSAILIRLLFMEWGKTSLFKKRVLVVGTGSRAAKIEEIIHGGESQGIEVVGYLPLGTTHSYVPHERLIHGGGRLYDIALALGATTIIVAIRERRGGGLPINELLECKLRGIEILDLPAFFEQQTGILPLESTNASWMIFSEGFSQGSSRDLVKRVFDLLVSGSFLLLLFPLMLLTALLIKLESRGAVLYTQERVGQFGQSFTIYKFRSMRTDAEKEGAPVWARKNDDRTTRVGRFIRRTRIDELPQVLNVFVGHMSFVGPRPERPYFVNELAEQIPYYHARHSVKPGITGWAQVKFPYGASVEDAMNKLQYDLYYVKNHSLFLDIMILLQTAQVVVLGKGVR, encoded by the coding sequence ATGATTCGTTTTTTTCGACACTACATTCCCCTTAGCCTCGCCCTGTTGACAGGCGCGGAACTGGTGCTGTTCTTCCTGATTGCCCAGTACACGGGCATCCATTACGGCCATCCCGCAGCGAATGGCTCCCTGGAATCCGCGTACAAGCCCTGGCTGTTCGCCATGCTGCTCAGCCTGATGAACTCCATGTTCGGCCTGTACGACTGGGAATGGACCACGGGCTTGAAGAGCCTGCTGATACGTGTCCTGGGCAGTCTTGTGGCGGGCGCTGCCATCATTGCCGCCGGCACGATGTTCATCCCCAACCTGTTTCCGAAGGGTGCCGAGTTCGCCGCAAGCATTGCCTTGGTGGGGTTCAGTGCCATCCTAATCAGGCTGTTGTTCATGGAATGGGGCAAAACCTCCCTGTTCAAGAAACGGGTCCTGGTGGTAGGCACCGGCAGCCGGGCCGCGAAAATAGAGGAAATCATCCACGGCGGCGAATCCCAGGGCATCGAAGTCGTGGGTTACCTTCCCCTTGGCACCACCCACAGCTATGTCCCCCATGAGAGGCTGATCCACGGCGGAGGCCGGCTCTACGACATAGCCCTGGCCCTGGGTGCGACCACCATCATCGTGGCGATCAGGGAGCGGCGAGGCGGGGGGCTGCCCATCAACGAATTGCTGGAATGCAAGTTGCGGGGAATCGAAATTCTGGACCTGCCGGCCTTCTTCGAGCAGCAAACCGGCATATTGCCCCTGGAATCCACCAACGCCAGCTGGATGATCTTTTCCGAAGGCTTTAGCCAGGGTTCGTCACGGGATCTGGTCAAGCGGGTCTTTGACCTGCTCGTCAGCGGCAGTTTCCTGTTGCTGTTGTTCCCTCTGATGCTGCTCACCGCCCTCCTGATCAAGCTGGAAAGCCGCGGCGCCGTGCTGTATACCCAAGAAAGGGTGGGCCAGTTCGGCCAGTCCTTCACCATCTACAAATTCCGCAGCATGCGCACGGATGCCGAAAAGGAAGGCGCCCCGGTCTGGGCCCGCAAGAACGATGACCGCACTACTCGCGTGGGCAGATTCATACGGCGCACGCGCATCGACGAACTGCCCCAGGTACTCAACGTCTTTGTCGGCCACATGAGCTTCGTGGGGCCACGCCCGGAACGCCCGTATTTCGTCAATGAACTGGCCGAGCAGATTCCCTACTACCACGCCCGCCATAGCGTGAAACCCGGCATCACCGGGTGGGCCCAGGTCAAGTTTCCCTATGGAGCCAGCGTCGAAGACGCCATGAACAAGCTGCAATACGACTTGTATTACGTCAAGAATCACAGCCTGTTTCTGGACATCATGATCCTCCTCCAAACCGCTCAGGTCGTCGTATTGGGCAAAGGAGTCCGCTGA
- the prsR gene encoding PEP-CTERM-box response regulator transcription factor gives MSDKAPKILLVEDDVGLQKQIKWSLDDYEVILAGDREGALNQIRRFEPAVVLLDLGLPPDPDGATEGLATLQQILQLSPGTKIIVVTGNQDRANAIQAIGLGAFDFYHKPFDEQILKIVIERAFRVHELEDENRALSSRNRAEPLQGLITNDPDMLKVCRMIEKVAPSDASVLLLGESGTGKEVLARGLHELSPRVKERFVAINCAAIPENLLESELFGYEKGAFTGAAKQTIGKIEYADKGTLFLDEIGDLPMPLQAKLLRFLQERVIERLGGRGEIPVDVRVVSATHQNLPELIKAGRFREDLFYRLSEISVLIPPLRERQGDPSLLAHAFLERFNQTQKRSLRGITLDALQAIERHTWPGNVREMENTMKRAVIMADGPQVTSEDLGLKATDHEDQPLNLRQVREEAERQAVVRALARSNGNIAQAAELLGVSRPTLYDLMNRFGLK, from the coding sequence ATGAGCGACAAAGCGCCCAAGATATTGCTGGTGGAAGACGATGTTGGCCTGCAGAAACAGATCAAATGGAGTCTTGACGACTACGAGGTCATCCTGGCGGGTGACCGCGAAGGCGCCCTGAACCAGATTCGCCGGTTCGAACCCGCCGTGGTACTGCTGGATCTGGGCCTGCCACCGGATCCGGATGGGGCAACGGAGGGGCTGGCCACGCTGCAACAGATCCTGCAACTCAGTCCCGGCACGAAGATCATCGTCGTCACGGGGAACCAGGACCGCGCCAATGCCATCCAGGCCATCGGCTTGGGCGCGTTCGACTTCTACCACAAGCCCTTCGACGAGCAGATCCTCAAGATCGTCATCGAGCGCGCCTTCCGCGTGCACGAACTGGAAGACGAAAACCGTGCGCTCTCGTCGCGCAACCGTGCCGAACCCCTGCAGGGCCTGATCACCAACGACCCTGACATGCTCAAGGTTTGCCGCATGATCGAGAAAGTGGCGCCCAGCGACGCCTCCGTGCTGCTCCTGGGCGAATCCGGCACCGGAAAGGAAGTTCTGGCCAGGGGCCTGCACGAACTCTCGCCCCGGGTGAAGGAACGCTTCGTCGCCATCAACTGCGCGGCCATCCCGGAAAACCTGCTGGAATCCGAACTGTTCGGCTACGAAAAGGGCGCCTTCACCGGCGCGGCCAAGCAAACCATCGGCAAGATCGAATATGCCGACAAGGGCACCCTGTTCCTGGACGAAATCGGCGACCTGCCCATGCCACTGCAGGCCAAGCTGTTGCGCTTCCTGCAGGAACGGGTCATAGAGCGCCTGGGCGGACGCGGGGAAATCCCGGTGGACGTGCGCGTGGTCTCCGCCACGCATCAGAACCTGCCCGAACTCATCAAGGCCGGTCGCTTCCGGGAAGACCTCTTCTATCGACTCTCCGAGATCTCGGTGCTCATCCCTCCCCTCAGGGAACGGCAAGGCGATCCGTCCCTGCTGGCCCATGCCTTCCTCGAGCGCTTCAACCAGACTCAGAAACGGAGCCTTCGGGGCATCACCCTGGACGCCCTACAGGCCATCGAAAGACACACCTGGCCAGGCAACGTGCGCGAGATGGAAAACACCATGAAGCGGGCGGTCATCATGGCCGACGGCCCCCAGGTGACCAGCGAGGACCTGGGCCTGAAAGCCACCGACCATGAAGACCAGCCACTCAACCTGCGGCAGGTCAGGGAGGAAGCGGAGCGGCAGGCCGTGGTCCGCGCCCTTGCCCGCAGCAACGGCAACATCGCCCAGGCGGCAGAATTGCTGGGCGTTTCCCGCCCCACCCTGTATGACCTGATGAACCGGTTCGGGCTGAAGTGA
- a CDS encoding PilN domain-containing protein, with protein sequence MTPIRINLMPHRQMRRARAQRLFALMAALSAGLGVATVAAGQYWISNAQAQQEQRNAFLREEIAKLDKQIQEIAQLKEKTQDLLARKDVVESLQVNRGESVRLFSELSAQVPEGLYLKNIKQTGDKFVIVGYAQSSARVSTFMRALDASTLFNAPTLVEVKASQVGNQRLNEFTLNAQIERVAQTEEKPVKPGTGG encoded by the coding sequence ATGACACCGATACGCATCAACCTAATGCCTCATCGGCAGATGAGGCGAGCACGTGCACAACGCCTGTTTGCCCTCATGGCAGCGCTTTCCGCTGGGCTGGGTGTGGCCACAGTGGCTGCGGGGCAGTACTGGATTTCCAACGCCCAGGCCCAGCAGGAACAGCGAAATGCATTCCTGCGCGAAGAGATCGCCAAACTCGACAAGCAGATTCAGGAAATTGCCCAGTTGAAGGAAAAGACTCAAGACCTGTTGGCTCGAAAGGACGTGGTGGAGTCCTTGCAGGTTAATCGGGGTGAATCCGTTAGGCTGTTCAGCGAATTGTCCGCCCAAGTGCCCGAAGGCTTGTATTTGAAAAACATCAAACAGACCGGGGACAAGTTCGTCATCGTTGGGTATGCACAGTCAAGTGCACGCGTGTCAACCTTCATGCGTGCCCTGGATGCCTCCACCCTGTTTAATGCACCGACGCTGGTGGAAGTCAAGGCCTCCCAGGTGGGCAACCAGAGATTGAATGAATTCACTCTGAATGCCCAGATTGAGCGTGTGGCGCAAACGGAGGAAAAACCCGTCAAACCAGGAACGGGGGGCTAG
- a CDS encoding nucleotidyltransferase has protein sequence MKSAQTRTLIAELAGRLMAEHGIRDYALAKRKAARQLGLPEGASLPSNEEVDQALMERQSLFEPHDQLLLLAELRDEALQVMQVFDRFNPILTGAIASGAVSEHSIIELDIQADSSKDFEQFLVNQEIEFKVMDQAGQTAYLIYAEPVDVLVRIPTKDRHPGYNSQKSHLSIKQLRKLVQTTY, from the coding sequence TTGAAATCCGCCCAGACGCGGACGCTGATTGCCGAACTGGCGGGACGCCTTATGGCCGAACATGGCATCCGCGACTACGCTCTGGCGAAGAGAAAGGCGGCACGGCAATTGGGCTTGCCCGAGGGAGCCAGCCTGCCCAGCAACGAGGAAGTCGACCAGGCGCTGATGGAACGCCAGAGCCTGTTCGAACCCCATGACCAACTCCTCCTGCTGGCCGAACTGCGGGACGAAGCGCTGCAAGTCATGCAGGTATTTGACCGCTTCAACCCGATACTGACCGGTGCAATTGCATCGGGCGCCGTCTCCGAGCACAGCATCATCGAACTGGATATCCAGGCTGACTCCAGCAAGGATTTCGAGCAATTCCTGGTAAACCAGGAAATCGAATTCAAAGTCATGGACCAGGCAGGACAGACGGCCTATCTGATTTATGCCGAGCCGGTGGATGTCCTGGTACGGATTCCAACCAAGGACCGGCACCCGGGGTACAACTCCCAAAAGAGTCATCTGAGCATCAAACAGTTGAGAAAGCTGGTTCAAACCACTTATTAA